A single window of Debaryomyces hansenii CBS767 chromosome F complete sequence DNA harbors:
- a CDS encoding DEHA2F06666p (highly similar to uniprot|P38912 Saccharomyces cerevisiae YMR260C TIF11 Translation initiation factor eIF1A), with protein sequence MGKTGKGKGGKNRRRGKNDNGGQKRELIYKDEGQEYAQITKMLGNGRIEVSCFDGEKRMGHIRGKLRKKVWMSQGDIILVSLRDFQDDQCDVIHKYNSDEARTLKNVGELPENAKINETDTFGADEDEDVNFEFGAEDSDEEEGEDLDIDDI encoded by the coding sequence ATGGGTAAAACTGGTAAAGGTAAAGGTGGTAAGAATAGAAGAAGAGGTAAGAATGATAACGGTGGTCAAAAGAGAGAATTAATCTACAAGGATGAAGGACAAGAATACGCTCAAATCACCAAGATGTTAGGTAATGGTAGAATCGAAGTTTCATGTTTCGATGGCGAAAAGAGAATGGGTCACATTAGAGGTaaattaagaaagaagGTCTGGATGTCCCAAGGTGATATTATTTTAGTTTCTTTGAGAGATTTCCAAGACGACCAATGTGATGTTATCCACAAATACAATTCTGATGAAGCCAGAACATTGAAGAATGTCGGTGAATTGCCAGAAAATGCTAAAATTAACGAAACCGATACATTTGGTGCcgacgaagatgaagatgtcAACTTCGAATTCGGTGCTGAAGAtagtgatgaagaagaaggtgaagatttggatattgatgatatttaA
- a CDS encoding DEHA2F06688p (weakly similar to uniprot|P46963 Saccharomyces cerevisiae YML112W CTK3 Gamma subunit of C-terminal domain kinase I (CTDK-I) which phosphorylates the C-terminal repeated domain of the RNA polymerase II large subunit (Rpo21p) to affect both transcription and pre-mRNA 3' end processing) produces the protein MDSFEASTQFTQILKGLTPSIQNLTRAAHFALKNSESEDYLFHTIIDTLDDPNIELNTKSTIFQFIEVLMHESLVISSQPKSHYTYPYVHNLKNSLPKILLKVLPGSNNSSLYNAYNSLKNISETCKVNYDEYNKKYSGISELFTDEDLENIDTNLPFPDIKVEDEIEASDPLITTWDLLIKKKKQSQYERLRLLKHSRMIEESVEEEDMFSYKGGKSQKDQNNGKANELLLSKKHILLRMEDDRETHKRSKENIWVVNRPKDASILTEDEFLVHYWNKYRVMAEEEEKTFMDSLDELNGLVVESYKDKQF, from the coding sequence ATGGATTCGTTCGAAGCTAGTACACAATTCACACAAATACTTAAGGGGTTAACACCCTccattcaaaatttgacTCGAGCAGCACACTTTGcattaaaaaattcagaaaGTGAAGATTATTTGTTCCATACGATCATAGACACTTTAGATGACCCAAACATAGAGCTAAACACCAAGTCGAcgatttttcaatttatagaAGTATTAATGCATGAATCATTGGTTATATCACTGCAACCAAAATCCCACTATACGTATCCGTATGTGCataacttgaaaaattctcTACCCAAAATTTTACTCAAGGTATTACCTGGGTCAAACAATTCAAGTTTATACAACGCCTATAATagtttgaagaatatatctGAAACATGTAAGGTTAATTATGATGAATACAACAAAAAGTACAGTGGTATATCCGAGTTATTTAcagatgaagatttagaGAACATCGACACCAATTTACCGTTTCCTGACATCAAAGTGGAAGATGAGATTGAAGCGTCAGATCCATTAATAACTACGTGGGATTTGTTaatcaaaaagaaaaaacAGAGTCAATACGAGAGATTGCGGTTGTTAAAACACCTGAGAATGATTGAAGAATCCGTAGAGGAGGAGGACATGTTTAGTTATAAGGGAGGCAAGTCACAAAAAGACCAAAATAACGGCAAAGCAAATGAACTTTTACTCTCAAAGAAACATATTTTGTTAAGAATGGAAGATGACAGAGAGACCCATAAGAgatcaaaagaaaatatatggGTTGTAAATAGACCAAAGGATGCTTCTATTTTAACGGAAGATGAATTCTTGGTTCATTATTGGAATAAATATAGAGTGATGGCagaggaagaagagaagaCATTTATGGACAGCCTTGACGAACTCAACGGCTTGGTGGTTGAAAGTTATAAAGATAAGCAGTTTTAG
- a CDS encoding DEHA2F06710p (similar to uniprot|P38426 Saccharomyces cerevisiae YMR261C TPS3 115 kD regulatory subunit of trehalose-6-phosphate synthase/phosphatase complex) — protein MTIIIGTLFLPYTVKFDVGGRVDYDIDITQKDATVPNIQNDARNQQRKSVSAGMGTGISQSSILPSLSTSQQHTPRSGSPTFNDNASIMTGSDTDQVNSAQEFFHSHKRTPHDSQNILTDNLYDKLGSKLIQPRSRYSNVAFQSSVVDPKKKSEDAGLPGLKINRSSNNLTSLNNSSFSSYSNMIGLNPTTNSSTMSVPSTRQRTPISRQGFTLHSNSSSNSIPTRIKEVEEEEARESDYASDKSVDEDHIENFNDLVHGRTESKLTPFGGFSKPDLEDGILNQENIFEDAPWKVVLAGKGNVSLTKAVQIAVDAGGINDHKWVGTLAMPSDAVPNSVINGISDSLSENYDCEAVFPNDITFQGHYKSFCKQILWPTLHYQIPDDPKSKAFEDHSWGHYKLLNQLVADKIVDLYKKENGSSDPNDPNNMIWIHDYHLLLVPKMIREKLPEAKIGLFLHVSFPSSEVFRCFAQRKAILSGMLGANCITFQTDEYVRHFWQTCNRLLLADANEFGITYEGKFTMINTIPVGVDAKSLEGYLGSNEVNEWRNMIRERWSNKKLIVSRDKLEKLRGIKQKLLAYEKFLHSNPEYVDTTVLIQICPGTTQDSSYESEIMSIVGRINALTGDISFSQPVVLLQQDIGFEQYVALQCEAEVFVVASMREGLNLTCHEYIIATTEKKSPLMLSEFTGSSPLLNCNGEGAILINPWDLKRFAELFKVSLDMGQDEKVKRWTNCYKTICNHDSRNWVENCLQGINEGWDYDHSRNLNKLIPFTRDIFDSFYSRNDGGKRLFFLNLDTPSAIASTNDPSSKFHKLTSKSAVAAAGKNGAFSESSRFASLLNELLSDPLNHVYLTSYLKRSDLDTLYNRSPNLGLVAENGGYIKLTESDKWISIIDEVELEGWMPQVSQLIASKVERLPGSHMEVEDCTIRFHPGKSFENDRERSLSILGDCIQHVNELFSDQDGVHATLIRNVLIVQKNKLSMKALKFIISYYNQKKQGIKSESLIEEYQVKQVPGSAPSTPISETASLPPIKSPTSKIQKNLVTALFLSGGSTLIDEPGYEYANGLERSGEIPEVITVTVLGADSRTSATYCVSGKNELLGILSNPVSEPYKSHTA, from the exons ATgaccattattattggaacTTT ATTTTTGCCTTATACGGTCAAGTTCGATGTGGGCGGTAGAGTTGATTATGACATCGACATAACGCAGAAGGATGCTACAGTAcctaatattcaaaatgatgcaagaaatcaacaaaGGAAAAGCGTATCAGCAGGTATGGGCACTGGCATATCGCAAAGCTCGATTTTACCATCGTTAAGCACATCTCAGCAGCATACACCTCGCTCGGGATCACCCActtttaatgataatgcCAGTATAATGACAGGCAGTGATACTGATCAGGTCAATTCTGCACAGGAATTTTTTCACAGTCATAAAAGAACACCCCATGATAGCCAAAATATTCTAACAGATAACTTGTATGATAAACTAGGATCGAAGTTGATTCAACCAAGATCTAGGTATAGTAATGTTGCATTTCAGAGTCTGGTAGTAGAcccaaagaagaagagtGAAGATGCTGGTCTCCCAGGGTTGAAGATCAACAgatcatcaaataatttgacGTCCTTAAATAACTCATCATTTAGTTCCTATTCTAACATGATTGGTTTAAATCCAACTACTAATTCTTCTACGATGTCTGTACCTTCGACTAGACAGAGAACACCTATTTCTAGGCAGGGATTTACCTTGCATAGCAATAGTAGCTCGAATTCAATTCCCACACGCATCAAAGAAgtagaggaagaagaagcaagAGAAAGTGATTATGCAAGTGATAAGAGTGTGGATGAAGAtcatattgaaaattttaatgatttgGTACATGGAAGAACAGAATCAAAGTTGACTCCGTTCGGAGGGTTTTCTAAACCAGACTTGGAGGACGGTATACTAAACCAGGAAAACATTTTTGAGGATGCACCATGGAAAGTTGTATTAGCTGGTAAAGGTAACGTTTCTTTGACAAAGGCTGTTCAAATTGCAGTTGATGCTGGTGGTATTAATGACCATAAATGGGTAGGTACCTTAGCTATGCCAAGTGACGCGGTACCAAATTCAGTAATTAACGGTATTTCTGATTCCTTAAGTGAAAACTACGACTGTGAAGCTGTTTTTCCTAATGATATAACTTTCCAAGGCCATTATAAATCATTTTGTAAGCAAATTTTGTGGCCAACGTtacattatcaaattccAGATGATCCTAAATCAAAGGCCTTTGAAGATCATTCGTGGGGTCATTATAAGCTATTAAATCAACTAGTAGCTGacaaaattgttgatttatataagaaaGAAAACGGGTCTTCTGATCCTAATGATCCTAATAATATGATTTGGATTCATGACTatcatttattattagtacCCAAAATGATCAGAGAAAAGTTGCCGGAAGCCAAAATTGGTTTATTTTTACATGTCTCGTTCCCATCATCTGAAGTATTTCGTTGCTTTGCTCAAAGAAAGGCTATATTAAGTGGGATGTTGGGTGCTAATTGTATTACATTTCAAACTGATGAATATGTTAGACATTTCTGGCAAACCTGCAACAGGTTATTGTTAGCAGATGCTAACGAATTTGGTATAACTTATGAAGGCAAATTCACGATGATTAATACTATCCCAGTTGGTGTGGATGCTAAATCGTTAGAAGGTTACTTAGGATCGAATGAAGTTAATGAATGGAGAAATATGATTAGAGAAAGATGGTCcaataagaaattgatCGTCAGTAGAGataaattggaaaaattaCGTGGTATTAAGCAAAAGTTATTAGCATATGAAAAGTTTTTACATAGTAATCCAGAATACGTGGATACAACTGttttaattcaaatttgtcCAGGTACAACACAAGATTCAAGTTATGAAAGTGAAATCATGTCTATTGTTGGAAGAATTAATGCATTGACAGGTGATATATCTTTTTCGCAACCAGTAGTGTTGTTGCAACAAGATATAGGGTTTGAGCAATATGTGGCTTTACAATGTGAAGCTGAAGTATTTGTGGTCGCTTCTATGAGGGAAGGCTTAAACTTGACTTGCCATGAGTACATAATTGCAACCACAGAAAAAAAATCGCCTTTAATGCTTTCCGAATTTACTGGATCTTCACCTCTTTTGAATTGTAATGGAGAAGGGGCAATTTTGATTAATCCATGGGATCTTAAACGATTTgcagaattatttaaagtaCTGTTAGATATGGGACAAGATGAAAAGGTTAAGCGCTGGACTAATTGTTACAAGACAATTTGTAACCACGATTCGAGAAATTGGGTTGAAAATTGTTTACAAGGTATTAATGAAGGATGGGATTATGACCACAGTAGAAATTTAAACAAACTAATCCCGTTCACAagagatatatttgatagTTTTTATTCTCGTAATGATGGAGGTAAAAGATTATTCTTCTTAAATTTGGACACCCCTTCTGCTATTGCTTCAACAAATGATCCAAgttcaaaatttcataaGCTCACCTCTAAGTCAGCCGTAGCAGCAGCTGGTAAAAATGGAGCATTTTCCGAATCTTCTAGATTTGCAAGCTTActaaatgaattattatctgaTCCTTTAAACCACGTTTACTTGACCAGTTATTTGAAAAGGTCAGATTTAGATACGTTGTACAATAGAAGTCCTAATTTGGGCCTTGTTGCGGAGAATGGTGGTTATATTAAGCTCACAGAGTCAGATAAGTGGATAtctattattgatgaagtcGAGCTTGAAGGTTGGATGCCTCAGGTTTCACAATTAATTGCATCTAAAGTAGAAAGATTACCTGGTTCTCATATGGAGGTTGAAGACTGCACAATCAGATTTCACCCTGGTAAgtcttttgaaaatgatcGTGAAAGAAGTTTGTCTATTTTGGGAGATTGTATTCAGCatgttaatgaattattccTGGATCAGGATGGTGTCCATGCGACCTTGATCAGAAATGTTTTAATAGTGCAAAAAAACAAATTATCTATGAAGGCTTTGAAGTTCattatttcttattataaCCAAAAGAAGCAGGGAATCAAAAGTGAATCATTGatagaagaatatcaaGTTAAACAGGTTCCAGGCTCTGCGCCTAGCACACCGATATCTGAAACAGCAAGCTTACCACCTATTAAGAGCCCTACGtccaaaattcaaaaaaacTTAGTCACCGCTTTATTTTTAAGTGGTGGTTCTACGCTTATTGATGAACCTGGTTATGAATATGCAAATGGTTTGGAGAGATCTGGTGAAATACCAGAGGTGATAACAGTTACTGTTCTCGGTGCAGATTCAAGAACTTCGGCAACGTACTGCGTTTCTGGAAAGAACGAACTATTAGGAATATTGTCAAATCCAGTGAGCGAGCCCTATAAGAGCCACACAGCATAA
- a CDS encoding DEHA2F06732p (weakly similar to uniprot|P38430 Saccharomyces cerevisiae YMR262W Hypothetical ORF): MNGYVQFLADSHCHLDVECSSQRAEELGNFLNTSESIIDRREFFHIMSSNHVDIFHIDLILDKLENKTVLPYFGIHPWYSHLFTDLKLEEFENEQEWKQIHYESVLDPTPPSELLEVLPNPISFDSHVNEIRRLANKHQKKGFSVGIGEIGLDKLFRIPSNGYFGNQKLPLNDNPNKLSACRVKMDHQAYIFARQLKLASSLKRPISLHCVKAHGLLYDQVTSKKELDGISSVILHSYSGSLDQAGLWIRHFSKSNRLLYFSLSNWINGSAKKQDSLKDLVKLLGNDQILLETDVGIDKYLLDPERREEYFNQLKEIFIKICSIKGWGEDLAKEIIFDNWNKSIAQ, translated from the coding sequence atgaatGGATATGTACAGTTTTTAGCAGACAGTCACTGTCATTTAGATGTGGAATGTTCATCTCAAAGAGCAGAAGAATTAGGGAATTTTTTGAACACTCTGGAGTCAATAATTGACCGCAGAGAGTTCTTTCATATTATGTCCTCAAATCATGTAGACATATTTCATATAGACTTAATATTAGACAAATTAGAAAACAAAACTGTTCTCCCATATTTCGGTATTCATCCATGGTACAGCCACTTATTTACTGATCTCAAGTTGGAGGAATTTGAGAACGAACAAGAATGGAAGCAAATTCATTACGAATCAGTACTTGATCCTACACCACCGTCCGAGTTGTTAGAGGTACTACCAAATCCCATAAGCTTCGACTCGCATGTTAATGAAATACGCAGGCTTGCCAACAAGCATCAAAAAAAGGGATTTTCTGTTGGCATTGGAGAAATTGGGTTAGATAAACTATTTAGAATTCCACTGAACGGATATTTTGGCAATCAGAAACTCCCCCTCAACGATAATCCAAATAAGCTATCGGCCTGTAGAGTCAAAATGGATCACCAAGCATACATATTTGCAAGGCAATTGAAATTGGCCAGTAGTTTGAAAAGACCTATTTCTTTACATTGTGTCAAGGCACATGGTTTACTATACGACCAAGTAACTAGTAAAAAAGAACTTGACGGCATTTCTTCAGTTATACTTCATTCATATTCCGGATCTCTCGATCAGGCAGGTTTGTGGATACGACACTTTTCGAAGTCGAATCGactattatatttttcgCTCTCAAATTGGATTAATGGATCCGCCAAGAAACAAGATTCGTTAAAAGATCTCGTTAAACTACTTGGCAACGATCAGATACTACTAGAAACTGATGTTGGTATAGACAAATATCTACTAGATCCTGAGAGAAgagaagaatatttcaatcagctaaaagaaatttttaTCAAGATATGCTCAATTAAAGGCTGGGGTGAAGATCTTGCGAAGGAGATCATATTTGACAATTGGAATAAATCTATCGCCCAATGA
- a CDS encoding DEHA2F06754p (similar to uniprot|P00942 Saccharomyces cerevisiae YDR050C TPI1 induced under stress conditions): MARQFFVGGNFKMNGTRESVSKIVDGLNKAELPSNVEVVIAPPAPYIALAVNENKQKTIEVSAQNCFDKASGAYTGEISPEQIKDLGATWTLTGHSERRTIIKESDDFIASKTKFALDQGLSVILCIGETLEERKANVTLDVCARQLDAVARVVSDWSKIVVAYEPVWAIGTGLAATPEDAQETHKAIREHLSKSIGADAAEKTRILYGGSVNGKNAPEFKDKADVDGFLVGGASLKPEFVDIIKSRL; encoded by the coding sequence atggCTCGTCAATTCTTTGTTGGAGGTAACTTTAAAATGAACGGTACTAGAGAATCCGTTTCCAAGATCGTGGATGGTTTAAACAAGGCCGAATTACCATCAAATGTTGAAGTTGTCATTGCTCCACCAGCACCATACATTGCTTTAGCTGTCAACGAAAACAAGCAAAAGACTATCGAAGTTTCTGCTCAAAATTGTTTCGACAAGGCTTCTGGTGCTTACACTGGTGAAATTTCCCCAGaacaaattaaagatttagGTGCCACCTGGACTTTAACTGGTCACTCTGAAAGAAGAACTATCATCAAGGAATCTGATGACTTCATTGCTTCAAAGACCAAGTTCGCTTTAGATCAAGGTTTATCTGTCATCTTATGTATTGGTGAAACCTTAGAGGAACGTAAGGCTAACGTTACCTTAGATGTATGTGCTAGACAATTAGACGCTGTTGCCAGAGTTGTCTCTGACTGGTCTAAGATTGTTGTTGCCTACGAACCAGTCTGGGCTATTGGTACTGGTTTAGCTGCTACTCCAGAAGATGCTCAAGAAACTCACAAGGCTATCAGAGAACACTTATCTAAGTCCATTGGTGCTGATGCTGCTGAAAAGACCAGAATCTTATACGGTGGTTCTGTCAACGGTAAGAATGCTCCTGAATTCAAGGACAAGGCTGATGTCGATGGTTTCTTAGTCGGTGGTGCTTCTTTAAAGCCAGAATTTGTTGACATCATCAAGTCAAGATTGTAA
- a CDS encoding DEHA2F06776p (similar to uniprot|Q99288 Saccharomyces cerevisiae YDR051C) → MGKPKYILLVRHGESEGNCDKSVNRYTPNHKVALTDEGHSQAKSAGLVLKEFLQHVSSEDEDRNKTRNPKSILFYTSPYLRARQTCNNIIDGIKYVPGVMYKVHEEPRMREQDFGNFQSTSEQMEKIWQERAHYGHFFYRIPHGESAADVYDRIASFNETLFRQFQQDNFPNILILVTHGIWARVFLMKWFRWSYEEFESLRNIPHCQYLIMKKQSEGGKFRLKTPLKTWDDLPDSDIDEEVVKREFGDEVCFNTKNKLANPEDFDITSIIQAQRDAIKSNRYKDRQIKDAFQKSMNTDQHEKDTYPSSPSTLASRFTLDDQSVANSVSNSKHNSLENLQED, encoded by the exons ATGGGAAAGCCAAAG TATATTTTACTTGTGAGACATGGAGAGTCAGAAGGGAATTGTGATAAATCAGTTAATAGATATACACCAAATCACAAGGTTGCCCTTACAGATGAAGGGCATAGCCAGGCTAAATCAGCAGGGCTagtattgaaagaatttttaCAGCATGTGTCCCTGGAAGACGAAGATCGAAATAAAACAAGAAATCCTAAATCGATACTATTCTATACTTCGCCATATTTGCGAGCTAGGCAAACATGTAACAACATTATTGACGGCATAAAATATGTCCCAGGTGTAATGTACAAGGTCCATGAAGAACCTAGGATGAGAGAACAAGATTTTGGGAATTTTCAAAGCACATCAGAACAAATGGAGAAAATATGGCAGGAAAGGGCACACTATGGGCACTTTTTCTATAGAATACCGCATGGCGAAAGTGCTGCTGATGTTTACGATAGAATAGCGAGCTTTAATGAGACATTATTTCGCCAATTTCAACAAGATAACTTTCCCAACATCTTGATCTTGGTAACACACGGTATCTGGGCCAGAGTATTTCTCATGAAGTGGTTCCGGTGGAGTTACGAAGAGTTTGAATCATTGAGAAATATTCCTCATTGCCAATACTTAATTATGAAGAAACAGTCGGAGGGCGGTAAATTTAGATTGAAAACACCATTGAAAACTTGGGACGACCTTCCCGATAGTGACATCGATGAGGAGGTAGTCAAACGAGAATTTGGTGATGAGGTATGTTTCAATACTAAGAATAAGCTTGCCAATCCGGAAGATTTTGACATTACCAGTATCATACAGGCCCAACGAGATGctataaaatcaaataggTACAAAGATCGACAAATTAAGGATGCATTTCAAAAATCTATGAACACAGACCAACATGAGAAAGACACTTATCCTAGTTCTCCGTCAACCTTAGCATCAAGGTTTACGCTTGATGATCAGAGTGTTGCTAACAGTGTGTCTAACAGCAAGCACAATAGTTTAGAGAACTTACAAGAAGATTGA
- a CDS encoding DEHA2F06798p (highly similar to Candida albicans Q5ADU3 Potential translation initiation factor eIF3-gamma-p40 subunit): MNMATKQVKSYQAPTTTSIDVESSVVLSLIRHTSEHYPSLYSGALLGFESDSGALDITHAFAYPYPDQYEGGSLRSRSGAKYQQDILDSLKKLGYGIGFQGWFQSTVSGNFVTTQLVDALVQQQLTNKNSFILIHNMASIGKELDLKAIRLSESFVRTYLDGKWKSKDLENHKLSFLNIFDEIPIRIRNQHLVNLYLASSTNDTKSENEFDILNLSSNQNVTAQLLESLYGQVDAYNYDQTNYNYYQRQHQKEQSKIMQWKQQRKLDNLERAKIGEKELDTEEWQSLFKLPTEPSRYNNMLHSHAIDVLADDILKRCDEDLTKSFAIERKLTTDK, encoded by the exons atgaatatgGCTACTAAGCAAGT AAAATCATACCAAGCGccaacaacaacatcaaTTGATGTTGAATCAAGCGTTGTCTTATCATTGATCAGACATACATCAGAACACTATCCATCATTATATTCAGGAGCTTTGTTAGGATTTGAATCAGACAGTGGTGCATTAGATATCACCCATGCTTTTGCATACCCATATCCAGATCAGTACGAGGGAGGGTCTTTACGTTCAAGAAGTGGAGCTAAATACCAACAAGATATATTGGACTCGTTAAAGAAGTTAGGATATGGTATTGGCTTCCAAGGGTGGTTTCAATCTACTGTTTCCGGTAATTTTGTTACCACACAATTGGTTGATGCGTTAGTTCAACAACAATTGACCAACAAGAActcatttattttaattcacAATATGGCTTCCATCGGAAAGGAATTGGACTTGAAGGCTATAAGATTATCAGAGAGTTTTGTCAGAACTTACTTAGACGGTAAGTGGAAATCAAAGGATTTAGAAAATCACAAATTATCGTTCTTGAATATCTTCGACGAGATTCCAATTAGAATCCGTAACCAACATTTGGTCAACTTATACTTGGCATCCTCCACCAATGATACCAAAtctgaaaatgaatttgatatctTAAACTTATCTTCCAACCAAAATGTTACTGCCCAATTATTAGAATCCTTATACGGCCAAGTAGATGCATACAATTACGACCAAACCAACTACAATTACTACCAAAGACAACATCAAAAAGAGCAAAGTAAAATTATGCAATGGAAGCAACAAAGAAAGTTGGACAACTTGGAAAGAGCTAAGATCGGCGAAAAGGAATTAGACACCGAAGAATGGCAATCCTTATTTAAGTTGCCTACTGAACCATCAAGATACAATAACATGTTACACTCTCACGCTATAGATGTATTAGCTGATGATATCTTGAAGAGATGCGACGAAGACTTAACAAAGAGCTTTGCGAtcgaaagaaaattgacTACTGACAAATAG